The DNA segment GATGTGCCGCAGCAGGATGCGGGAGTCGGAGGCGCCGAGGGCCCGGGCCGCCTGGACGTAGTCGTGCTGGCGGGCGGTGATGACCGAGCCGCGCGCGATGCGGGAGATCTGCGGCCAGCCGAGCAGCACCATGAAGCCGATCACCGGCCAGACCGTGTTGCTGGTGACCACGGACAGCAGCACCAGGCCGCCGAGGACGACGGGGATGGCGAAGAAGATGTCGGTGGTGCGGGACAGCAGCGCGTCCCACCATCCGCCGAAATAGCCCGCCAGACCGCCCAGGACGGACCCGAGGACGGCGACCCCCAGGGTGGCCAGGACGCCGACCGTGACGGACGTACGGGCCCCGTAGACGGTGCGTGTGTAGACGTTGCAGCCCTGCCCGTCGTACCCGAAGGGGGCGCCCGGCCCCGGACCGTCCTGGGACTTGGCCAGGTCGCAGCTGAGCGGGCTGCCGGAGGCGATCGCCGAGGGCCACAGGGAGATGAACACCAGGAAGAGGATGACCAGGGCGGACAGCAGGAAGACGGGGTTGCGGCGCAGGTCCCGCCAGGCGTCCGACCACAGCGAGCGGGGCCGGCCCGCGGGTCCGCCGCCGGCCGGGGCGCCGGGGCCCTTCTCCAGGGTGGTGGCCTCGCTCGCGCCGAGGTCCATGGCGCCGCCCATGCCGGTCCCGGCGATGGCGCCCTCGGGCTCGTAGGGCTGTTCAGGCATAGCGGATCCTCGGGTCGAGTACGGCGTACAGGAGGTCGACGAGGAGGTTGGCGAGCAGGAAGACCAGCACCAGGACGGTCACGAAGCCGACGACGGTCTGGGTGTTCTGGCGCAGGATGCCCTGGTAGAGCTGGTAGCCGACGCCGTGGATGTTGAAGATCCGCTCGGTGACGATCGCGCCGCCCATCAGCGCCCCGATGTCGGTGCCGATGAAGGTGACCACCGGGATCAGCGAGTTGCGCAGCAGGTGCCGGGTGACGACCCGGCGCCGGGGCAGGCC comes from the Streptomyces sp. SUK 48 genome and includes:
- a CDS encoding ABC transporter permease — translated: MPEQPYEPEGAIAGTGMGGAMDLGASEATTLEKGPGAPAGGGPAGRPRSLWSDAWRDLRRNPVFLLSALVILFLVFISLWPSAIASGSPLSCDLAKSQDGPGPGAPFGYDGQGCNVYTRTVYGARTSVTVGVLATLGVAVLGSVLGGLAGYFGGWWDALLSRTTDIFFAIPVVLGGLVLLSVVTSNTVWPVIGFMVLLGWPQISRIARGSVITARQHDYVQAARALGASDSRILLRHIAPNAVAPVIVVATIALGTYISLEATLSYLGVGLKPPSVSWGIDISAASPYIRNAPHALLWPSGALAVTVLAFIMLGDAVRDALDPKLR